One genomic region from Paroceanicella profunda encodes:
- the rpmG gene encoding 50S ribosomal protein L33: MAKPTTVKIRLNSTAGTGHFYVTKKNSRTMTEKMSVRKYDPVVRKHVEYKEGKIK; the protein is encoded by the coding sequence ATGGCGAAACCGACCACTGTTAAGATCCGCCTGAACTCCACCGCGGGGACCGGGCATTTCTACGTGACGAAGAAGAACTCGCGCACCATGACCGAGAAGATGTCGGTCCGGAAGTATGACCCGGTCGTGCGCAAGCATGTGGAATACAAGGAAGGCAAGATCAAATGA
- a CDS encoding MFS transporter has product MPSEAGGNAVGLLCAILAVTLAGFGISLTHPLFAVLMERKGYSGLEIGLSSSSLAIAMLAGGLLMPRVVARTGLIPIMAAAAACCSSMLLIAGAMDDYFGWIAARFGFSLGATALFFGSELWIVSGAPAARRGLWLGIYGLLLSGGFLSGPLLLNAVGTLGWAPFLWAALIMACAALPVLIGGRHAPRNFGSAPASVLETLRYFRTDPSLIWGVVLYSVFEFGVLGLLPVWGLRIGLEEGVAIALVALVPLGNMLLEMPMGIASDRYPRRLLMMICASGALLTGLLMPVWAGWEVGLTGLLLVAGGVVVGLYVLPLAEFGARYTGDALSRANGAVIVGYGLGALLAPTFLGQAMDIAGPHGLPWGLAALAGVYLVLLAWRGRARSA; this is encoded by the coding sequence GTGCCCTCTGAGGCGGGGGGGAACGCGGTCGGCCTGCTCTGTGCCATCCTCGCGGTCACCCTCGCCGGCTTCGGCATCTCGCTCACGCATCCGCTCTTCGCGGTGCTGATGGAGCGGAAGGGCTATTCCGGGCTGGAAATCGGGCTGTCCTCCTCCTCGCTCGCCATCGCGATGCTGGCCGGCGGGTTGCTGATGCCGCGGGTGGTGGCGCGCACCGGGCTGATCCCGATCATGGCCGCGGCGGCGGCCTGCTGCAGCTCCATGCTGCTGATCGCCGGCGCGATGGACGATTACTTCGGCTGGATCGCGGCGCGATTCGGCTTCAGCCTCGGGGCCACGGCGCTGTTCTTCGGGTCGGAGCTGTGGATCGTCTCCGGCGCGCCCGCCGCCCGGCGCGGGCTGTGGCTGGGCATCTACGGCCTGCTGCTCTCGGGCGGCTTCCTCTCCGGGCCGCTGCTGCTGAACGCGGTCGGCACCCTGGGCTGGGCACCGTTCCTCTGGGCCGCGCTGATCATGGCCTGCGCGGCGCTGCCCGTGCTGATCGGCGGCCGCCACGCTCCGCGCAACTTCGGCTCCGCGCCGGCGAGCGTGCTGGAAACCCTGCGCTATTTCCGCACCGACCCGTCGCTGATCTGGGGCGTGGTGCTCTACAGCGTGTTCGAGTTCGGCGTGCTGGGGCTGCTGCCGGTCTGGGGCCTGCGCATCGGGCTGGAGGAGGGGGTGGCCATCGCGCTGGTGGCCCTCGTGCCGCTGGGCAACATGCTGCTGGAGATGCCGATGGGCATCGCGAGCGACCGCTACCCCCGCCGCCTGCTGATGATGATCTGCGCCTCCGGCGCGCTGCTGACCGGGCTGCTCATGCCGGTCTGGGCCGGTTGGGAGGTGGGGCTCACCGGGCTCCTGCTGGTGGCGGGAGGCGTGGTGGTGGGGCTTTACGTGCTGCCGCTGGCCGAGTTCGGCGCCCGCTACACCGGCGACGCTCTGTCGCGGGCGAATGGCGCGGTGATCGTGGGATACGGGCTCGGCGCGCTGCTGGCGCCCACGTTTCTGGGCCAGGCGATGGATATCGCCGGCCCGCACGGGCTGCCCTGGGGGCTGGCGGCGCTGGCGGGCGTGTATCTCGTGCTGCTCGCGTGGCGCGGACGGGCGCGGAGCGCTTGA